A DNA window from bacterium contains the following coding sequences:
- a CDS encoding HD domain-containing protein — protein sequence MPEVELIQDAALRRKVLEVWALALAESSFTRIEEVPGEPEIDPSVNQLTHQRAVARLAWQIADVMEATLPAIHFDRDVLVAGALVHDVGKAFEYDPERAALWRNRPQAAGYPPIRHPAYGVHLALRVGLPEAVAHICAAHAKEGEMIQRSLEAVAVHYADFAFWELVAKARTGLSEEQAIRLAWPSDGLRAIPRPHRDLGRTE from the coding sequence ATGCCCGAGGTGGAGCTCATCCAGGATGCCGCCCTCCGCCGGAAGGTGCTCGAGGTCTGGGCGCTCGCGCTGGCCGAAAGCTCGTTCACTCGCATCGAGGAGGTGCCGGGAGAGCCGGAGATCGATCCTTCGGTGAACCAGCTGACCCACCAGCGTGCCGTGGCCAGGCTGGCATGGCAGATCGCGGATGTCATGGAGGCCACACTGCCCGCGATCCACTTCGACCGCGACGTGCTGGTCGCCGGGGCTCTCGTCCACGACGTCGGCAAGGCGTTCGAATACGACCCGGAGCGCGCCGCCCTGTGGCGTAACCGCCCCCAGGCGGCCGGCTACCCGCCCATCCGCCATCCGGCATACGGCGTCCACCTCGCGTTGCGGGTGGGACTGCCGGAGGCGGTCGCGCACATCTGCGCCGCGCACGCGAAAGAAGGGGAGATGATCCAGCGCAGCCTGGAGGCGGTGGCCGTCCACTACGCCGACTTCGCCTTCTGGGAATTGGTCGCGAAGGCGCGCACCGGACTGTCTGAGGAGCAGGCCATCCGGCTGGCCTGGCCGAGCGACGGGCTCAGAGCGATTCCAAGACCTCATCGCGACTTGGGTCGGACGGAGTGA
- a CDS encoding ABC transporter permease, with translation MAVTSIPLTVRSARWAKLKSALSGHSPLVVISVLVVAAWLVLAALAPLFTHADPLAQDIVHRIEPPSLAHLFGTDQLGRDMFSRVIYGGRISLPAAAIVVVVGFGVGTALGAIAGFAGGALDELLMRITDMVLAFPVIILAMAVAAALGAGLIHGVMALAAIWWPQYARVCRGLVLELKSKEYVVASRAAGRRPSSILLRVVLPNALPTLLVMAAIDVGRAILNFAMLSFLGLGAKPPDPEWGSMVASGAQVMDQWWVAAAPALAILSLVFAFNLAGDSIRDAMDPWLRGRR, from the coding sequence ATGGCAGTCACCTCCATCCCGCTGACCGTTCGCTCCGCCCGCTGGGCCAAGCTGAAATCCGCGCTCTCGGGACACAGTCCGCTGGTCGTGATCAGCGTGTTGGTCGTCGCAGCCTGGCTCGTCCTCGCCGCGCTGGCGCCGCTCTTCACCCATGCCGACCCCCTCGCCCAGGACATCGTCCATCGCATCGAGCCTCCGAGCCTGGCCCACCTGTTCGGTACGGACCAGCTGGGCCGCGACATGTTCAGCCGGGTCATCTACGGCGGCCGGATCTCCCTGCCCGCGGCGGCGATCGTCGTCGTGGTCGGATTCGGGGTGGGAACCGCGCTCGGAGCCATCGCGGGCTTCGCCGGTGGTGCTCTCGACGAGCTGTTGATGCGGATCACCGACATGGTGCTGGCTTTCCCGGTGATCATCCTGGCGATGGCCGTTGCCGCCGCCCTCGGCGCCGGCCTGATCCACGGCGTGATGGCCTTGGCGGCGATCTGGTGGCCGCAGTACGCCCGCGTCTGCCGGGGCCTGGTGCTGGAGTTGAAGTCCAAGGAGTACGTGGTCGCATCGCGGGCGGCCGGCCGCCGGCCGTCGAGCATCCTGCTGCGGGTGGTTCTACCCAACGCGCTGCCCACGCTGCTGGTGATGGCGGCCATCGACGTCGGCCGCGCGATCCTCAACTTCGCCATGCTGAGCTTCCTCGGACTCGGCGCCAAGCCCCCCGATCCCGAATGGGGCTCGATGGTGGCCTCCGGCGCCCAGGTCATGGACCAGTGGTGGGTGGCCGCCGCGCCGGCCCTCGCCATCCTCAGCCTGGTCTTCGCATTCAACCTGGCGGGCGACTCGATCCGCGACGCCATGGATCCCTGGCTCCGGGGAAGGCGGTGA
- a CDS encoding ABC transporter ATP-binding protein has product MKARPQAQGESPAQTGELLEISDLQVEVGPRRRSHLVVRGITLSVGRAEMVGIVGESGSGKSLTALSVMGLLPSGVRIRSGSIRFEGRELIGMPRRHLAAIRGRHVAMIFQDPMTSLNPIVRVGAQVAEPARLHHLANRAKSRELAEGLLKGVGIPEPHDRMSRYPHEFSGGMRQRAMVAMSLTAGPNLIIADEPTTALDVTVQAQVLSLLKRLHRERGTAIILISHDLGVVAETCERIAVVYAGRIVEIGRTEQLLREPQHPYTRALLAAVPRPDAEPGTRLQAIGGEPPNMEDLPAGCKFNPRCSYRVDRCMVEEPPLLEVAGTRSACWVAQDRKLPPMEVEQDA; this is encoded by the coding sequence ATGAAGGCGCGGCCCCAAGCGCAAGGCGAGTCGCCGGCACAGACCGGAGAGCTGCTGGAGATCTCGGACCTGCAGGTCGAAGTCGGCCCGCGCCGGCGCTCTCACCTGGTGGTGCGCGGGATCACCCTCTCCGTCGGCCGTGCCGAGATGGTGGGGATCGTGGGCGAGTCCGGTTCCGGCAAGAGCCTGACCGCCCTCAGCGTCATGGGACTCCTACCCTCCGGAGTCCGGATCCGCTCGGGCTCGATCAGGTTCGAGGGCCGTGAGCTGATCGGCATGCCGCGCCGCCACCTCGCGGCGATTCGAGGCCGGCACGTGGCCATGATCTTCCAGGACCCGATGACCTCTTTGAATCCGATCGTGCGCGTGGGCGCGCAGGTCGCCGAGCCGGCTCGCCTGCACCACCTGGCGAACAGGGCCAAGTCTCGAGAGCTCGCCGAAGGGCTGCTCAAAGGAGTCGGAATCCCTGAGCCCCACGACCGGATGTCGCGCTACCCGCACGAATTCTCCGGCGGGATGCGGCAGCGGGCGATGGTCGCCATGTCACTGACGGCGGGGCCGAACCTGATCATCGCCGACGAGCCGACGACCGCGCTCGACGTCACGGTTCAGGCACAGGTCCTGAGCCTCCTCAAGCGGCTGCACCGCGAGCGCGGCACCGCCATCATCCTCATCAGCCACGACCTGGGGGTGGTCGCCGAGACGTGTGAGCGCATCGCCGTGGTGTACGCCGGGCGCATCGTCGAGATCGGGCGCACCGAGCAGCTCCTCAGGGAGCCTCAGCACCCATACACGCGCGCGCTTCTGGCGGCGGTGCCGAGGCCCGACGCCGAACCCGGGACCCGCCTGCAGGCGATCGGAGGCGAGCCTCCCAACATGGAGGATCTGCCGGCCGGATGCAAATTCAACCCTCGTTGCAGCTATCGCGTGGACCGATGCATGGTCGAGGAGCCGCCGCTTTTGGAAGTCGCAGGTACGCGATCCGCCTGCTGGGTCGCCCAGGACCGTAAGCTGCCGCCGATGGAGGTGGAGCAGGATGCCTGA
- a CDS encoding ABC transporter ATP-binding protein: protein MSPTAPPEPLLAVDRLRLNFKVPSGVPFKPGRRVHAVDDVSLTASRGQTLGLVGETGCGKSTLARCILRLYDVDEGTIRFKGQDITHLRGQQLRHIRKNMQPIFQDPYASLNPRATVREIVAEPLIAHGFGGGDVRDRVKEALDLVGLNPRMGERFPHEFSGGQRQRISIARAIILKPELIVADEPLSALDVSIQAQIINLLLDLQEKLSLTYVFISHDLRVVRHISTNIAIMFLGKIVEYGPAEEVCLNPRHPYTAALLSAVPSLPGRRTVARVLLAGDPPSPMSPPSGCRFRTRCPRAREVCAGEPPPLDELDPDHRVACYFPLSRGEWLAPQEEQVG, encoded by the coding sequence ATGTCACCGACTGCTCCGCCCGAGCCGCTTTTGGCGGTGGATCGCCTGCGGCTGAACTTCAAAGTCCCGAGCGGGGTGCCCTTCAAGCCCGGCCGCCGCGTCCACGCGGTCGACGATGTCTCGCTCACCGCGTCTCGGGGGCAGACACTGGGATTGGTCGGTGAGACGGGATGCGGCAAGTCAACGCTTGCCCGCTGCATCCTGCGGCTGTATGACGTGGATGAGGGCACGATCCGCTTCAAGGGCCAGGACATCACGCACCTGCGCGGACAGCAGCTACGCCACATCCGCAAGAACATGCAGCCCATCTTTCAGGATCCATACGCCTCGCTCAATCCGCGGGCCACGGTGCGGGAGATCGTCGCCGAGCCGCTGATCGCTCATGGTTTCGGTGGCGGTGACGTCCGCGACCGGGTCAAAGAAGCTCTCGACCTCGTGGGACTCAATCCACGGATGGGAGAACGCTTCCCGCATGAGTTCTCCGGCGGCCAGCGCCAGCGGATAAGCATCGCGCGGGCCATCATTCTGAAACCGGAGCTGATCGTCGCCGACGAGCCGCTTTCCGCTCTGGACGTGTCGATCCAGGCTCAGATCATCAACCTGCTCCTGGACCTTCAGGAGAAGCTGTCGCTCACCTACGTCTTCATCAGTCACGACCTGCGCGTGGTCCGGCACATCAGCACCAACATCGCGATCATGTTCCTGGGCAAGATCGTCGAGTACGGCCCCGCGGAGGAGGTCTGCCTCAACCCTCGCCACCCGTACACCGCGGCGTTGCTCTCCGCGGTCCCGTCCCTGCCGGGCCGCCGGACCGTGGCCCGCGTTCTGCTCGCGGGGGATCCGCCCTCTCCGATGTCGCCGCCCAGCGGCTGCCGGTTCCGCACCCGCTGCCCGCGGGCGCGCGAGGTCTGCGCCGGCGAGCCACCGCCGCTGGACGAGCTTGATCCCGACCACCGGGTCGCGTGTTATTTCCCGCTTTCGCGGGGGGAGTGGCTGGCCCCGCAGGAGGAGCAAGTAGGTTGA
- a CDS encoding ABC transporter permease codes for MIPILFGVTVIIFIVSHSLPTDPVLAVIGEQASEHPAIVQAYRERWGLDRPLPFQYVTYVTNLLHGDFGISINSHRPVAQDIKEYLPATVELATLAVLLSALVSVPLGILAATRRGSVVDALIRAFTLLGVSMPIFWLALVALDVFYLRLGIAPGLGRLDATDTPPPAVTGLYTVDSLWAGQFDTFFDALRHLALPSLVLASWSIGLLTRITRTSMLAILHQDFLRTARSKGASERYVIWRHAFGNAVIPVVTVVGLAYGDLLSGAVMTETIFSWPGIGRYAYQAATLSDFPAIMGVALVVAFTYLVVNLIIDVVYGVIDPRVRAAMS; via the coding sequence ATGATCCCGATCCTCTTCGGGGTCACCGTGATCATCTTCATCGTCAGCCACTCGCTGCCGACGGATCCGGTGCTGGCCGTGATCGGCGAGCAGGCCTCCGAGCATCCGGCGATCGTGCAGGCCTACCGCGAGAGGTGGGGCCTGGACCGGCCGCTGCCCTTCCAATACGTGACCTACGTCACCAATCTGCTCCACGGCGATTTCGGGATCTCCATCAACAGCCACCGGCCGGTGGCGCAGGACATCAAGGAGTACCTGCCCGCCACCGTCGAGCTGGCGACCCTGGCCGTGCTGCTCAGCGCGCTGGTGTCGGTTCCGCTGGGCATCTTGGCGGCGACGCGTAGAGGCAGCGTGGTGGACGCTCTCATTCGCGCCTTCACCTTGCTTGGCGTGTCCATGCCGATCTTCTGGCTGGCCCTGGTCGCGCTGGACGTCTTCTATCTGCGGCTCGGCATCGCCCCCGGCCTCGGGCGCTTGGACGCGACCGACACGCCCCCGCCGGCCGTCACCGGCCTCTACACCGTCGACAGCCTCTGGGCCGGGCAGTTCGACACCTTCTTCGACGCCTTGCGGCACCTGGCCCTGCCGTCGCTGGTGCTCGCCAGCTGGAGCATCGGTCTCCTGACTCGGATCACGCGGACGAGCATGCTCGCGATCCTGCACCAGGACTTCCTGCGCACCGCGCGCAGCAAGGGCGCGTCGGAGAGGTACGTGATCTGGCGTCATGCCTTTGGCAACGCGGTCATTCCGGTGGTGACGGTGGTCGGGCTTGCCTACGGTGACCTGCTTTCTGGAGCCGTCATGACGGAGACCATCTTCAGCTGGCCCGGTATCGGACGCTATGCGTACCAGGCGGCGACCCTCTCGGACTTCCCCGCCATCATGGGGGTGGCTCTCGTCGTCGCCTTCACCTACCTGGTGGTCAACCTGATCATCGACGTCGTCTACGGCGTCATCGATCCGCGTGTGCGGGCGGCAATGAGCTGA